A window of Trichoderma atroviride chromosome 3, complete sequence contains these coding sequences:
- a CDS encoding uncharacterized protein (EggNog:ENOG41), translating into MALEPTTPLTPRQSKVVGALLGLHAGDSLGATFEFKCHTQIRTAYPNGLRDIVGGGLLSWPAGRATDDTDMTRAVLLAYRQLHDKSQQDVAVLAGELFLSWFRGDWPGRKLGSRPRDVGLATRVGLQKFSKTRDPEKAGAGEGKAGNGSLMRCLATGLFQSDPDRLVEESMRISMITHNDERCTIACAVYNHIVAALIRDTSPESAVDAGELLAERLEKRKDGPVLKAVRLGRTVSIARMARYGPDLSEMKGACSGFVLETLALAIAAVLDKRPLEDVLVDVVRVGNDTDTNGAVAGGLLGARDGVGGVPERWRAKLQFGEEFMRIGVELTPE; encoded by the coding sequence ATGGCCCTCGAACCCACTACGCCCCTCACCCCGCGTCAATCCAAAGTCGTCGGCGCCCTGCTCGGCCTCCACGCCGGCGACTCCCTTGGCGCCACTTTCGAGTTCAAATGCCACACTCAGATACGCACCGCATATCCCAACGGCCTCCGTGACATCGTAGGCGGCGGGCTCCTCTCCTGGCCCGCTGGCCGTGCCACTGACGATACGGACATGACACGCGCCGTGCTCCTCGCTTACCGTCAGCTCCATGACAAATCACAGCAAGATGTCGCCGTCCTCGCGGGGGAGCTTTTCCTGAGCTGGTTCAGGGGTGATTGGCCTGGGAGGAAACTCGGCTCGCGGCCTAGAGATGTGGGATTGGCCACAAGAGTAGGACTGCAGAAGTTCTCAAAGACGCGTGATCCTGAAAAGGCCGGTGCAGGGGAGGGAAAGGCAGGCAACGGTAGTTTGATGCGATGTCTGGCAACGGGGCTGTTCCAGAGTGATCCAGACAGGCTGGTGGAGGAAAGCATGCGAATAAGCATGATTACGCACAACGACGAGCGGTGTACGATTGCGTGTGCAGTATACAACCACATCGTTGCGGCTTTGATACGAGACACAAGTCCAGAAAGTGCAGTTGACGCCGGGGAACTGTTGGCggagaggctggagaagaggaaagatgGGCCTGTGCTGAAGGCTGTGAGACTTGGAAGGACGGTATCTATCGCGCGGATGGCGAGGTATGGTCCCGACTTGAGCGAAATGAAGGGTGCGTGTAGCGGCTTTGTGCTGGAGACGTTGGCATTGGCGATAGCGGCGGTGTTGGATAAGAGGCCCTTGGAAGATGTGTTGGTCGACGTGGTAAGAGTAGGCAACGATACGGATACAAATGGTGCCGTGGCGGGAGGGCTATTGGGCGCAAGGGATGGTGTTGGCGGTGTGCCCGAGAGGTGGAGGGCGAAGTTGCAGTTTGGGGAGGAGTTTATGAG
- a CDS encoding uncharacterized protein (EggNog:ENOG41~TransMembrane:1 (i9-30o)), with protein sequence MPKPQMNQFWIWTLSSVAVLALLIITLPVLQSLLTGLPTNLAKPLGGGGHQDAQRTIYSPSDDALRGSSASRGNSNFLFEFLERPDIESLDSAVDGAWSQAMNTPLGGFLLVRHNETYSQGWGVSMFHSIHCLGILRSTMQNYFGLAPENGGHAAHAHGQRDSALLHVDERKHVEHCLGYIGRALLCNGDDTLEPPFTKYDAAGNILLSGVNGQGHQHSCRDSTLAWKTVLAAEENPVESFDWSPGATIRSVFGRR encoded by the exons ATGCCGAAGCCACAGATGAATCAGTTCTGGATATGGACCCTAAGCTCTGTGGCAGTCCTGGCCCTCTTGATCATAACATTGCCTGTACTGCAGTCTCTGTTGACGGGCTTGCCCACCAACTTGGCGAAACCTCTCGGCGGGGGCGGGCACCAAGACGCACAGCGCACCATTTACAGCCCAAGTGATGATGCTTTACGTGGTTCCAGCGCTTCTAGAGGAAACTCAAATTTCCTCTTTGAGTTTCTCGAACGTCCTGATATCGAGTCGCTTGACAGCGCCGTTGACGGAGCATGGAGCCAGGCGATGAACACTCCTCTTGGTGGCTTCCTCCTGGTTCGACACAACGAGACGTATAGCCAAGGTTGGGGCGTGAGCATGTTCCACAGCATCCATTGCTTGGGAATACTGCGTTCTACAATGCAAAACTACTTTGGCCTTGCCCCGGAGAATGGTGGCCATGCAGCGCATGCGCATGGCCAGCGAGATAGTGCACTTTTGCACGTAGATGAGAGAAAGCATGTCGAGCACTGCTTGGGATATATCGGTCGA GCCCTGCTATGCAATGGCGACGACACCTTGGAGCCACCATTTACAAAATATGATGCTGCGGGCAACATACTCCTAAGTGGTGTTAATGGGCAGGGACACCAGCATTCTTGTCGTGACTCGACGCTGGCTTGGAAGACTGTGCTTGCGGCGGAGGAGAATCCTGTCGAATCCTTCGACTGGTCTCCGGGAGCTACAATTCGGAGTGTATTCGGGAGAAGATAG
- a CDS encoding uncharacterized protein (EggNog:ENOG41~TransMembrane:1 (i55-76o)) yields the protein MNKFKKQERDGKAFADIDDAELGKALLESSTDTDTDTDTSSSTTSTNSRNWWYRWYKAIIGFSALLCATNLLTFWITASARPQCQTTESVAEPPSLTPMLRDLNLKTIHVKFDSTFYSQGSRYRKPPSPETDAAWNYAGANFGYILVPEEQASESDLTTNNIHFAGGADQAYMKGYPANVEVFHQIHCLNLIRKATWYNHDYYRKLGADEFRHPDKTLSVHVDHCIDSLRQRLMCTADVGLVPFFWVGDDGGTDPEFSRTHTCRDFETLHGWMMEHMVTPDSNRTLLPRPGDYRVDSWH from the exons atgaaCAAGTTCAAAAAACAAGAGCGTGATGGCAAGGCATTTGCAGACATTGATGATGCAGAGTTAGGGAAAGCTCTTTTAGAGAGCAGTACGGATACAGATACAGACACAGACACAAGCAGCTCAACCACTTCGACGAACTCACGTAATTGGTGGTATAGATGGTACAAGGCTATCATCGGATTCTCAGCACTACTATGCGCGACCAACCTCCTTACGTTTTGGATCACAGCATCGGCAAGACCACAATGCCAAACTACAGAGTCAGTGGCAGAGCCTCCAAGCTTGACGCCAATGCTTCGAGACTTGAATCTCAAGACAATACATGTCAAGTTTGATTCAACATTCTATAGCCAGGGGAGCCGCTATCGTAAGCCCCCATCGCCAGAGACCGATGCTGCGTGGAACTATGCAGGCGCCAACT TTGGGTACATCCTCGTCCCTGAGGAACAAGCAAGCGAATCAGATTTGACAACAAATAACATTCATTTTGCCGGTGGCGCTGATCAAGCCTATATGAAAGGCTATCCTGCCAATGTTGAAGTATTTCATCAGATACACTGCTTG AATCTCATTCGCAAGGCGACGTGGTATAATCATGACTACTATCGAAAGCTCGGAGCGGACGAGTTTCGGCACCCAGACAAAACCCTGTCTGTCCATGTTG ACCACTGCATAGATAGTCTACGCCAGCGACTCATGTGCACCGCCGACGTTGGGCTGGTCCCCTTCTTCTGGGTTGGCGATGACGGCGGAACAGATCCTGAATTCAGTCGGACGCACACCTGCCGCGATTTCGAGACCCTACATGGTTGGATGATGGAGCACATGGTTACTCCGGACTCTAATCGCACTCTACTTCCCAGGCCGGGAGATTACAGAGTGGATAGTTGGCACTGA
- a CDS encoding uncharacterized protein (EggNog:ENOG41~TransMembrane:1 (i31-53o)) has product MESKDETRDYIDYEEVGAPSNVRRAKRPSKLTLSVSILFALAAVANLSVWIWVTRGPRNALDEEWNHCGRSSVEAVRRGCVMEPLFYGWMPKQCVYQKLSDRYPVFEDRKWFLEQDMVVCNALSPLL; this is encoded by the coding sequence ATGGAGAGCAAAGACGAAACTCGGGACTACATCGACTATGAAGAAGTGGGAGCTCCGTCGAATGTACGGCGCGCAAAACGGCCGAGCAAACTCACCCTCTCAGTGTCGATTCTATTTGCTTTGGCCGCTGTTGCCAATCTGAGCGTCTGGATTTGGGTCACACGCGGTCCTCGAAATGCTCTGGATGAAGAATGGAATCACTGCGGACGTTCAAGCGTAGAAGCTGTGAGACGCGGATGTGTCATGGAGCCTTTATTCTACGGCTGGATGCCCAAGCAGTGCGTATACCAGAAGCTTAGCGATCGCTATCCCGTGTTTGAGGATAGAAAATGGTTCCTTGAACAAGATATGGTTGTATGTAATGCATTGTCTCCTTTGCTTTGA
- a CDS encoding uncharacterized protein (EggNog:ENOG41~SECRETED:SignalP(1-16)) has translation MKATLVLFTLSSVALAAPVAQDAKREQLQNLFYVPAGAEGEAPAKREQLQNLFYVPAGAEGETPAKREQLQNLFYVPAGAEGETPAKREQLQNLFYVPAGAEGETPAKRAKRVKREQLQNLFYVPAGAEGETPAKREQLQNLFYVPAGAEGETPAKQ, from the exons ATGAAGGCCACGCTCGTCCTATTTACGCTTTCCTCAGTGGCTCTTGCGGCACCAGTTGCACAAGACG CCAAGCGTGAACAGCTCCAGAACCTCTTCTACGTCCCTGCCGGGGCTGAGGGTGAGGCGCCAGCAAAGCGTGAGCAGCTGCAAAATCTCTTCTATGtgcctgctggtgctgagggCGAAACTCCGGCCAAGCGTGAACAGCTTCAAAACCTCTTTTACGTGCCCGCTGGCGCCGAAGGCGAGACTCCAGCCAAGCGCGAGCAGCTTCAAAATCTCTTTTACGTCCCTGCCGGCGCTGAAGGCGAGACTCCAGCAAAGCGTGCAAAGCGTGTAAAGCGtgagcagctgcagaatcTCTTCTATGTACCTGCCGGTGCCGAAGGCGAGACTCCAGCCAAGCGTGAGCAGCTTCAAAACCTCTTTTATGTTCCCGCTGGCGCTGAAGGCGAGACGCCAGCCAAGCagtaa
- a CDS encoding uncharacterized protein (EggNog:ENOG41): protein MSFGFGIGDLIAVGELCWKLYSQVYKVSRDAPEELRGLNQELGNFHNTIQLLLEELKDNDSLLFNSGDVRIDTVHRVVSHSEETLKKMQQLSERYAELQTSSTAQEKRRMLRIYWDRLKYTRELHNINDLRSKIMLHNSQLTLILQGAQNSSLERIEKQNAQTDKKLDELRQLIVSNPAQRDMPMLTAPLHPDILMELTDVFLQKAESDNRPWASIGIDSWLQAGQWWLMKAQSQLATAPQVDEEKAIYNQGYANILKACWILTDVIAIHPQRSHMGASNDRRAHHIQRLTQGAIYKLKTLSTVTPRLEDLLTYSLDIWNLPISTALTPSRQYTGDQPELRWQTQDGQIVFQGFAEYQDDKLKLPIECIVILEMPNEQSTTRFLNLIAQSSIGQDVFKLQLQELRYRIPSMHIPIKLSTIKDERLLGCIFESLSVMRRQL, encoded by the exons ATGTCCTTTGGCTTCGGAATAGGCGATTTGATTGCGGTGGGAGAGCTTTGTTGGAAACTTTATTCGCAAGTCTACAAGGTTTCGCGAGATGCGCCCGAAGAGCTCCGCGGACTTAATCAAGAGCTGGGAAACTTTCACAACACCATCCAGCtactgctggaagagctcaaggacaACGATTCGCTTTTGTTCAATTCTGGGGATGTTCGGATAGACACTGTTCATCGAGTCGTGTCGCACTCAGAAGAAACCCTCAAAAAGATGCAGCAACTATCTGAGCGTTATGCAGAGCTCCAAACCTCATCTACTGCGCAAGAAAAGCGACGCATGCTGCGAATTTATTGGGATCGACTGAAGTATACACGGGAGCTCCATAACATTAATGACTTGCGGTCCAAA ATAATGCTTCATAATTCTCAGCTAACTCTCATCCTGCAAGGTGCTCAAAA TTCATCTTTGGAGCGTATAGAGAAACAAAATGCGCAAACCGACAAAAAGTTGGACGAGCTGCGACAACTAATCGTGTCCAATCCCGCCCAGCGAGATATGCCGATGCTTACAGCACCATTACATCCAGATATATTGATGGAGCTAACAGATGTATTTTTACAAAAGGCAGAGTCTGACAATCGACCCTGGGCCTCAATTGGCATTGATAGCTGGCTTCAAGCAGGGCAATGGTGGCTTATGAAG GCGCAATCACAATTAGCGACCGCTCCTCAagttgatgaagagaaggcTATATACAACCAAGGATACGCGAATATTCTAAAAGCATGCTGGATATTGACTGATGTTATCGCCATTCACCCTCAACGAAGTCACATGGGCGCATCAAATGATCGCCGAGCGCATCATATCCAGCGCCTAACCCAA GGtgctatatataaactaaaaacTCTTTCAACCGTTACGCCTCGGTTGGAAGATCTTTTGACATACAGTTTGGATATTTGGAATTTGCCTATATCTACAGCTCTCACTCCAAGTCGTCAATACACAGGCGATCAGCCAGAACTGAGATGGCAAACGCAAGATGGACAAATAGTATTTCAAGG ATTTGCCGAGTACCAAGACGACAAGCTGAAGCTACCAATCGAATGCATAGTGATCCTCGAGATGCCAAACGAGCAATCTACAACTAGATTTCTAAATTTGATCGCACAAAGCTCTATTGGCCAAGACGTCTTCAAACTTCAAT TACAGGAACTTAGATACCGCATACCTAGCATGCATATTCCAATAAAACTTTCCACGATAAAGG ACGAGCGGCTCTTGGGTTGCATTTTTGAATCTCTATCTGTTATGCGACG CCAACTTTGA